Within the Micromonospora citrea genome, the region CACCTCGTGGTACCTCTCGGAGATCGCGAACGCCGCCGAGAAGGCGGGCGCCCCGGACGACTACGTCACCGAGCTGCGGTCCCGCCCCACCGGCACCGCGTCGGCGTAGCGCGTATCCCACGGCCCCCAGTCTGCTCCGGGGCCGGGCCGGGCCTCCAGCCGGCCCCGGCCGGGGTCGTCAATCACACACGGCCGGCCCCGACCGGGGATCGCCGGTCACCCGGCGGCGGCCGGGACGACCAGCTCGTACATGTCGGTCCAGCGCACCTCGCGCAACCCCACCGAGCGGTAGAGCGTCACCGGGGCGGTGGGGTTGGTCAGGTCCACGCCCAGCCCGGCGGACTCGCGGCCCTTGGCCGCGTAGGTGGCGAAGGCCCGCAACAGCAGCGCCGCGCCCACCCCCCGGCGCCGGTACGCCGGCAGCACCGACAGGGCCCGCACGAAGCCCTCGTTCTGCTCCAGCGCCTGGTCGGAGGACTGGAGCGCCCCGGCCGGCACCCCGTCGACCTCGGCGACGAACCACTCGTCCCAGGTGGTGCCGAACGGGATGATCCGCTCCCGCCACCGGTCGAAGTCGACCGGCTCGTAGTCCGGGGTGTCGCGGAACGCGGTGTCGTAGATCCGGTGGAACTCGCGCAGGTCGGCCTCGTCGTCGCCGCGCAGCGGGCGGACGGTCACCCCGGGCGGGGGCGGCGGCTCGGCAGGCAGCCCGGCCAGCGGGCGGCGCATCCGCACGTACCGCTTGGCGCGGGTGAACCCGGCCTCGGCCAGCTCTTTCGCCCAGCGCGTCTCGGGGGCGAAGACGGCCGTACGCACCGTCAGCTCCGGCAGGCCCCGCTCGGCGGCGCGATCGGCGACCCGGTCGAGCTGCCGGGCCAGCAGGGGCGCGCGCAGGTCGTCGCCCCGCGCCGGGTCGACGTAGACCTCGACGAACTCGCGCCCGACGCCGGTCGGGTTGTCGAGCGTCGCCCAGGCCACGACCACGCCGTCGGGGTCGGTGACCACCCACGAGTCGCGGGCCGGGTCGAAGAACGGCGCGGTCAGCGCGGCCGTGACGTCCTCTGCGTCGAAGTCGGGGTGACCGACGGCGAAGGTGTCGGCGGCGTGCACCACGGCCAGGATCGCCGGCACGTCGTCGTGGGTGGGACGGCGGGCGTGCCGGCCGGCGGGAAGAGTCACGGGGGCGATCCTGACAGGCGGGCCGGCCGGTGCGCCGCCGAATTTCGCCCGGCCGCCCCGGGCCGGCTCAGCCCACCGGCGCGGTGGGTTCCAAGGCGGGCCCGGCTCAGCCGCCGCGCAGGTGGCCCCCCGAGCGGGACCGGCTCAGCCCACCGGCGCGGTGGCTCCGGGGGCGGGACCGGCTCAGCCGCCGCCGCGCAGGTGGGCCCGGGTCGCCAGGAGCAGGTCCACCAGCTCGGCGCCGTCCGCCGGGCCGAGGGCCGCGAAAGCCGCCGAGACCAACCGGTCCGTCACCGCCTCGGCCCACAGCCGCCGCCGCACCAGCGGCCCGACCGGCGGGTACGGCGGCGGCCAGCCGCAGGCCACCGCCCCGGCCTCCCCCTCCGGCCCGGCGAGCACCGCCTCCAGCGGGGTCATCCCGCCGGCCCGGACGGCGAGCAGGTGCGCCCCGGCGAAGTGCTCCCGGAGCAGACGCAGGCCGACGGCGGCCCGGGCGCCGGCGGTGCGCTCCGGCACCGGCATCGCCCGCCAGGCGGCGAAGAGCGGCATGCCGCTGGCGTCCGCGGCCTCGACCGCCCGGCCGAGCAGCGCCGCGAGCCGGCCCGCACCGGGGAGGGCGTCGAGCCGCTCGTCGCCCCACCGGCAGCACTCGGCGAGGGTGGCGGCGGCGACCTCGGCCGGGCGGACGGTGCGCAGCGCCGCGTCCCACCCGTCGGCGACCGCGTCGGGGGCCAGGAAGCCGAGGGCGGCGGCGACCGTCTCGGCGCGGACGTCACCGAGGGCGCCGGCCCGGCCCGTGACGTAGAACGACCAACCGGAGATCCCGAGCAGCCGGGCCCGGCGCAGGGTCGTCGGGCACCGGGTGTAGGCGTCGCCGAGTTCGAGCACGATCGGCTTGCTGGCCGCGGCGACCTGCTCCGGCGTCATCCGCCCGCTCCCGGGGTGCCCCCTCCGTCCACAGGGGTCAGTCTGCCCCGCCGTCGCCCGCCTCGGCATCCCCCTCTTCGGCGTCGAGGGCCTCCACCGCCGCCTCTACCTCGCCGGCGCGGCGGCGGGCGGCGGTCACCGTCCGCTCCGCCCCGCGGCGGGCCAGCTTCGCCCGGCTCAGGTCCTGCTCGGCGACGGCCCGCCGCCGCTCCAGCTCGGCCAGCTCCGCCTCGATCGCGTCCAGGGCGGCGGCGCCGTCGCGCTCGGCCGCCGTCGCGTCGGCCAGCTCCGACTCGGCCCGTTCCTGTTCGGTACGCGCCCTCGCCAGCTCCTTCTCCAGCGCCCGGCGCCGGCGGGCCCGCTCCGCGCGGGCTGCCCGTTCCGCCTGCTCGGCGCGGAGCGCGGCCCGGTCGACGCCGGCCCCGCGCCTGCCGGACGGTGTCGGCCGGCGCTCCGGTTCCGGCTCCTCGCCGCCGGTCACCAGGCGCAGCTGCGGGCGGGGCACCTCCCCGAACCCGGCGTAGTGGGCGGCCCGCAGCAGCCGGCCGGACCGGACCTGCTCGGCGACCTCGGTGTCGGAGAGCGCGGCGTTGAGGGTGCCCTCCACCTCGGCCAGCGGCAGCTTCCCGGCCGGCGGCGCCCCCTCGGCCCCGGCGGCCAGCTTGCGCACCTCGGCGACGAGCGCGCCGACCACCGCCCGTCGCTGGGCGGACAGCTCCCGCAGCCGGGGCCCCTTCAACTCGCGCTGGGCGGACCGCAGCGCCTCGGCGAGCTGGGCCAGGTCGGCGACCAGCTCGGGGCGGCGGATGGCGAGCAGGTTGACCAGCCAGGCGGCCACGGTGGGGCGGCGCAGCCGGGCGATCTCCCGGGCGGTCTTCGGGTCGCCGGCCCGCCGCGCCTCGGCGACGGCCTCGTCGCGGATCGCCACGAACCGGTCC harbors:
- a CDS encoding GNAT family N-acetyltransferase is translated as MTLPAGRHARRPTHDDVPAILAVVHAADTFAVGHPDFDAEDVTAALTAPFFDPARDSWVVTDPDGVVVAWATLDNPTGVGREFVEVYVDPARGDDLRAPLLARQLDRVADRAAERGLPELTVRTAVFAPETRWAKELAEAGFTRAKRYVRMRRPLAGLPAEPPPPPGVTVRPLRGDDEADLREFHRIYDTAFRDTPDYEPVDFDRWRERIIPFGTTWDEWFVAEVDGVPAGALQSSDQALEQNEGFVRALSVLPAYRRRGVGAALLLRAFATYAAKGRESAGLGVDLTNPTAPVTLYRSVGLREVRWTDMYELVVPAAAG
- a CDS encoding SCO6745 family protein, translated to MTPEQVAAASKPIVLELGDAYTRCPTTLRRARLLGISGWSFYVTGRAGALGDVRAETVAAALGFLAPDAVADGWDAALRTVRPAEVAAATLAECCRWGDERLDALPGAGRLAALLGRAVEAADASGMPLFAAWRAMPVPERTAGARAAVGLRLLREHFAGAHLLAVRAGGMTPLEAVLAGPEGEAGAVACGWPPPYPPVGPLVRRRLWAEAVTDRLVSAAFAALGPADGAELVDLLLATRAHLRGGG